AGCAGATTACCCAGCCATGTTCCCGGTTGAGCATCTGGATGGGTACGTCGTTTAATAATGACGCTGTTCGCACCAATAACCAGCAGCCGTCTCAGGGATCGCTCCCCCATTTTCGTCGTTGCCCCAAGCCTTTGCTTGCCGCCCGTCGAATGTTGACGCGGCACCAGCCCAAGCCAAGCCGCAAAATCACGCGCCCTCCGGAAGTTTTCTGGTGGCGGAGCAAGAGTAGCAATTGCAGTGGCAATCAGCGGGCCGATGCCTGGTACTGTCATCAGGCGCTGCGCAAGCTCGTCTTCCTTGGCCCGGCGGGCGATCTCGGCATCAAGCTTGGCAATTTCCGTTTCAAAATGCCCGAGTGTTGCGATGAGGGCTTGAAACGTCGCAATGGCTTCCATTGGCAGTTCACAATCTGAACCCTCAACGATTGCAACGAGCTTCGATGCATTTGCTACGCCCTGGGGTACGATTTGCCCGAATTCATTCAAGTGCCCTCGCAAGGCATTGATGGTTTGGGTCCGCTGCCGGATGAGAAGTTCCCGGACACGAAAAACCATTGCCGCGCCTTGCGTTTCTTCGCTCTTCACGGAAACAAACCGCATTGTCGGGCGCACCGCAGCCTCACAAATCGCCTCGGCATCCGCAGCATCGTTCTTTTGCCTCTTAACGAACGGCTTAACGTAGGAGGGCGGGATCAGCCGCACCTCGTGCCCCAACTTGCCGATTTCGCGGCCCCAAAAATGGGCACCTCCACAAGCCTCCATTGCGATCACACAAGCTGGTAACTCATTGAAGAACCCCAAAACCTGACCGCGTCGCAGCTTTTTGCGAAACAATACCTTGCCAGATGCATCGGCACCGTGAACTTGGAACACATTCTTTGCGAGATCGAGACCAACAGTAACAAGCCTTGACATAACCGTCCTCCTAATTGGATCAAACATGACCCACCTTGACACAAGAGTGACGTCGGGGGGCGGTTACAGCATCAGACCCGTCAGAACTGGGGCGGTTCCTGGGGCTATAGGAGGGCCGCCATGCTGTGGTCATCGCCAAAGCTACGTGAAACTCAACAAGATCCAGCACCCCCACACGTGGCAATAATGCACCCCGCCTGTTCGCACCAATCAAAGGGCGAGTATTTCAGAACCCAAAGATGTAAGACGCTTTGAGCGTTGTCGCCGTGTAGGTCGGATGGGGAACGCCAAAGCCAGCATTTGCGCCTGTGACTTGGTTGGTGTTCAGATGGTCATAGTTTAACTCGAAACGCAGTTTGCCCTTGCCCAGATCGTGCTGAATGCCA
This is a stretch of genomic DNA from Aquicoccus sp. G2-2. It encodes these proteins:
- a CDS encoding IS110 family transposase — its product is MSRLVTVGLDLAKNVFQVHGADASGKVLFRKKLRRGQVLGFFNELPACVIAMEACGGAHFWGREIGKLGHEVRLIPPSYVKPFVKRQKNDAADAEAICEAAVRPTMRFVSVKSEETQGAAMVFRVRELLIRQRTQTINALRGHLNEFGQIVPQGVANASKLVAIVEGSDCELPMEAIATFQALIATLGHFETEIAKLDAEIARRAKEDELAQRLMTVPGIGPLIATAIATLAPPPENFRRARDFAAWLGLVPRQHSTGGKQRLGATTKMGERSLRRLLVIGANSVIIKRRTHPDAQPGTWLGNLLSRKPPMLARVALANKMARIVWALMARGGVYQSPAAAA